A DNA window from Anoplolepis gracilipes chromosome 13, ASM4749672v1, whole genome shotgun sequence contains the following coding sequences:
- the Sce gene encoding E3 ubiquitin-protein ligase RING1: MASAEQVGLNKTWELSLYELHRTPQDAITDNTEIAVSPRSLHSELMCPICLDMLKKTMTTKECLHRFCSDCIITALRSGNKECPTCRKKLVSKRSLRPDPNFDLLISKIYPSRDEYEAHQERVLAKLNKSHSQAALVNSITEGIKLQSQNRPQRSRKNANESENASNATSYNNTPNVSAPTTPNPSTNVANQSDSSQSATGPLNSGGTTSRNSTTPSPNPANQIPKAPKRQKSFQNSENDSSSAEAETGGGDSMVDTEGEGPSEPLMLNEIELVFKPHPTEMAGDNSLIKALKENSIRYIKTTANATVDHLSKYLAMRLTLDLDTELSESDRLLNFCIYIAPSPGQLVVLSGSQTLRQVNDKFWRVNRPLEMYYSWKKT; encoded by the exons ATGGCATCGGCGGAACAAGTCGGCCTCAACAAAACATGGGAATTGTCACTGTACGAGTTACACCGCACACCACAGGATGCGATCACCGACAATACAGAAATTGCGGTCAGTCCGCGAAGTTTGCACAGCGAACTCATGTGCCCGATTTGCTTggatatgttaaaaaaaactatgacCACCAAGGAGTGTTTGCATCGTTTCTGCTCCGACTGTATTATTACAGCTTTAAGGAGTGGTAACAAG GAATGTCCCACCTGTAGAAAGAAATTGGTTTCCAAACGATCTCTTAGACCAGATCCAAACTTTGATTTGCTAATTTCCAAAATCTATCCAAGCAGAGATGAATATGAGGCCCATCAGGAACGAGTTTTggctaaattaaataaatcacattCACAAGCTGCACTTGTTAATTCTATTACAGAGGGTATTAAGCTACAAAGTCAGAATCGTCCTCAACGTTCGAGAAAGAATGCCAACGAATCTGAAAATGCAAGTAACGCAACGTCTTACAACAATACGCCAAATGTTAGCGCACCTACAACACCAAATCCATCCACAAATGTAGCAAATCAAAGTGATTCTTCTCAGAGTGCGACAGGACCTTTGAATAGTGGAG GAACAACATCTAGAAACTCCACTACACCATCACCGAACCCTGCAAATCAAATACCGAAAGCACCGAAACGACagaaaagttttcaaaattctGAAAATGACTCTTCCAGTGCTGAGGCTGAGACTGGTGGTGGTGACTCTATGGTTGACACAGAAGGCGAAGGTCCTAGTGAACCTTTAATGCTTAATGAAATTGAACTTGTTTTTAAGCCACATCCTACAGAAATGGCAGGtgataattctttaataaaagcaCTGAAGGAAAACAGTATTCGGTACATAAAAACAACAGCAAATGCCAcag TGGATCACTTGAGTAAATATTTGGCGATGCGTTTGACGTTAGATCTGGATACTGAATTGTCAGAATCAGATAGGTTATTAAATTTCTGCATCTATATCGCACCTTCACCGGGACAACTTGTGGTATTAAGTGGTTCACAAACGTTACGGCAAGTGAACGATAAATTTTGGCGTGTCAATCGACCCTTGGAAATGTATTATTCGTGGAAAAAGACCTAG